One Candidatus Zixiibacteriota bacterium genomic window, GGGCATCTATCTCTACAAGATGAGGGCCGGCGACTTCACCGAGACCCGCAAGATGGTACTGATGAAGTAATTGCCTGTCTCATTGCAGGCTGTCCGACGGGGTCGATGCCAATCGACCCCGTCTTGTTTGTGCGCACTAATCACTGCCCGGGGCGTGCTCGTGTATCTCTCAACGTGATCCGATACTAAAATGTCAACATTGGCTTGCCAAGTTGCGGCCATCCGCTAAATTGTAGCAAACGATCGATATTGCGCCCCGTTCAGCGCGCAGGAGTCAGCCATGGCGATCAGAACCTACGATGAATACCTCGCATCGCTCAAGCGGATGCGACCAAACATCTACAAATTCGATGAGTTGATCGAGGATGTCACCACCCATCCCGCGACCCGCCGCACCGTCGAAGGACACGGACAAATCTACAAGCTCTCCGCCGATCCAGCCAATCACGACACCTTTCTCACCGCATCACATCTGACCGGCGAACCGGTCTCGCGCTACCTGTCGTTGATCCAATCCCCGGAAGACATGTGGGCCAACAGCCGGCTGAAACGGACGATGTTCCAGAAGACCGGCACCTGCACCGGCGGCCGTTGCGTCGGGTGGACGGCGACGAATGCCATGTACGCCGTCACCTACGATGTTGATCAGGCGCATGGGACCGACTACCACCGCCGTCTGAAGGAATGGCTCCTGGACGCGCAGAAGCGCGATATCACGATCTCCGGCGCTCTGACCGATCCCAAGGGCGACCGCGCCAAAGCGCCCTCCGAGCAGGATGACCCCGACATGTTCCTGCGCATCGTCGAGCGCCGTCCTGACGGCATCGTCGTGCGCGGTGCCAAGGTCATGATTTGCGGCATCGCGGCCGCCAATGAAATCTTCGTGCTGCCCGGTTCCGGTTACAAAGAGGAAGACAAAGACTATGCCGTCTCCTTCGTCATCCCGCGCGATATTCCGAATCTCACCATCGTTGAGACGCGCCATCCCAGCGATGACCGCGAATACCAGGAAGGCTTCGACGCGCCGGTCGATGAAGGCGGTATCACGCAGGCGTATCTGTTCTTCGAGGACGTCTTCATTCCCAATGAGCGCGTGTTCATGGCGGGCGAGTGCAAGTTCGCGCAAAACGCGGTGCTCAATTTCATCTGCAATTATCGCGCGGCGATCGGCGGCTGCGTTGCCGGTCAGGGCGATGTCAAGATCGGCGCGGCGCTGCTGACTGCGCGCGCCAACGGGCTCAATTCCAAGGTCTTCAAGGACAAAGTGATTCAAATGCAGATCAACAACGAGACCACCTTCGGCATGGGTATTGCCGCCGCAGCGATGGGTAAGCGCCATCCCTCCGGCGCATGGTTCTCGGACCAACTACTGTCGAACGTCAACAAAGTCCTCGTGGCGACGCTCCCCTACGAGACCTCGCGCATCGCGCAGGATATCGCCGGCGGTATTGCCGAGACCGGCTGCATTCCATCGTACAAGGACTTCAAATCGACGAAGTACGGTCACCTGATTGCCAAGTATATGCGCGCGCGCGCCTCGGCGGAGTCGCGCATGAAAGCCGCCCGTCTGGTCGAGTGGGCCACGATCGGCGCCGGCGTACCGGGCTGCATGCACGGCGGCGGCTCGCCGGACGGCGCCAAACTAATGATCCGTTCGCTTGGCAAGATTGACGAAAAAGTCGACCTCGCCAAACGTCTGGCGGGCATCACCGAAGACCTGCCCGAACCCGGCGGGAAATAGCGTTCAGCCCATCGGTCGACTTCTCGGCGCTATTGTCCCCTTCTTACGCGGACGCACTCCCAAGCGCGAAACCCGACTGGTGCGTCGGTCACGGTGTGACGGCGACAAATCCCCCTTAGCAAAGGGGGTTAGGGGGTTGTCCTCATCGTTGCGGTAGGTCTTGTTCCGCACGACGTAGAATGAAGAAATGCGTACAAGATCAACCGTTCGGAATGTGACCTGCCGCTGTTCGTTGCTGTTTCCCCACCCACCGATGTCGCTCCGGGTGGGCTACCGCTTCACGCCAACAGCCCCGTAATCCGCCGCGCCAACTCGAAGTCCATCTCGGTCACCCCTTCGATGTCGTGCGTGTAGATATCAATCACAACGCGCGGATAAGTCAGCAGAATATCGGGGTGATGATTCAACTCGTCGGCGATGCTCGCGACCTGATTTACGAGCGTTACGCCGTTGGCAAAATTGAGCGTCTGAAATTGTGAGCGCAATCGTCCGTCGATATAACCCCAGCCCGGCGCCGTCGGCAACAGCGCCCGGACTTCCTCAGCGGTCAACTTTTTTCGACCTGGCATGAATTTTCCTCGCTCCGAATCTGTATATTAGGTGCAGGTTTTGCGCGCCGCTTCTTGTCTCAAGAATAAGTGCGCTTTGCAGAAGATACGATGGCTAACGTCAATTTGTCAGAATCGTTTTCGGTCGCGTTGAGCGCGTTGCTCGCCAACCGCATCCGCCTGGTGCTGACCATGCTCGGTATCATCATCGGCGTCGGTGCGGTCATCACGATGATTTCCATCGGCGAGGGCGCCAAGCGGCAGGTTGAGTCGCAAATCCAGTCGCTCGGCACCAACATCCTCACCGTCCGCCCCGGCTCGTTTGGCCCGATGCAGAATCGCGCCGCCGGCGCCACCGTCGAACTGAAAGCCGAACACCTCGAGGCCATCCGCAGCGAGGTTGAGGGCGTTGAGGCGGTCGTGCCCGAGTACTACTCGAACACGCAGGTTAAGTACGGCAATAACGTCATGTACTCGCAAATCCTCGGCACAGAGCCGGCTTACGAGTGGGTGCGCAATTCGCCGGTCTCAAGCGGAGCCTATTTCACCAACACCGACAATGCCCGCCGTGCGCGTGTCTGCGTCATCGGCGAGACCGTGCGCTCCACGCTGTTCGGCGAAAACCAGAACGTGATCGGCGAGCAGATCAAGATCAAAGGCATCAATTTCACGATCGTGGGTCTGCTCAAGGAGAAGGGCGAGGGCTGGGGCGACCCGGACAACACCGTCATCATTCCAATTCTGACCGCACAAAAACGGGTCTTCGGCACCGAACGGATCAACCAGATCTCAATCAAGGTCCCGACTGTTGAGCAAATGGACCCGGTCTCGATCAAGGTCGAGCAGGTGCTGCGCAAGTACTTGAAACTG contains:
- a CDS encoding 4-hydroxyphenylacetate 3-hydroxylase, which produces MAIRTYDEYLASLKRMRPNIYKFDELIEDVTTHPATRRTVEGHGQIYKLSADPANHDTFLTASHLTGEPVSRYLSLIQSPEDMWANSRLKRTMFQKTGTCTGGRCVGWTATNAMYAVTYDVDQAHGTDYHRRLKEWLLDAQKRDITISGALTDPKGDRAKAPSEQDDPDMFLRIVERRPDGIVVRGAKVMICGIAAANEIFVLPGSGYKEEDKDYAVSFVIPRDIPNLTIVETRHPSDDREYQEGFDAPVDEGGITQAYLFFEDVFIPNERVFMAGECKFAQNAVLNFICNYRAAIGGCVAGQGDVKIGAALLTARANGLNSKVFKDKVIQMQINNETTFGMGIAAAAMGKRHPSGAWFSDQLLSNVNKVLVATLPYETSRIAQDIAGGIAETGCIPSYKDFKSTKYGHLIAKYMRARASAESRMKAARLVEWATIGAGVPGCMHGGGSPDGAKLMIRSLGKIDEKVDLAKRLAGITEDLPEPGGK
- a CDS encoding 4a-hydroxytetrahydrobiopterin dehydratase, which gives rise to MPGRKKLTAEEVRALLPTAPGWGYIDGRLRSQFQTLNFANGVTLVNQVASIADELNHHPDILLTYPRVVIDIYTHDIEGVTEMDFELARRITGLLA
- a CDS encoding ABC transporter permease; the encoded protein is MANVNLSESFSVALSALLANRIRLVLTMLGIIIGVGAVITMISIGEGAKRQVESQIQSLGTNILTVRPGSFGPMQNRAAGATVELKAEHLEAIRSEVEGVEAVVPEYYSNTQVKYGNNVMYSQILGTEPAYEWVRNSPVSSGAYFTNTDNARRARVCVIGETVRSTLFGENQNVIGEQIKIKGINFTIVGLLKEKGEGWGDPDNTVIIPILTAQKRVFGTERINQISIKVPTVEQMDPVSIKVEQVLRKYLKLRPDEENNFSIRSQLDFLQTMNQASETMTMLLASIAAVSLLVGGIGIMNIMLVSVTERTREIGIRIAIGARKRDIRFQFLIEAVTIAIFGGLIGIGAGVGASFLLSSFTKWSTSIAPNSIILSFLFASVVGVAFGLFPAIKASNLNPIESLRYE